From the Streptomyces pluripotens genome, one window contains:
- a CDS encoding tyrosine-type recombinase/integrase, protein MTKRRPNGGGTISKRADGRYMGRAYVTDTDGNRVRKTVYGATWDDANEKLGKLQDQERNGVPVPSRSWTLGEWLAYWLEHIVEPDSEHNTYVKYESKVRLYLLPHLGKKPLVKLTPAQIRTFMAGLKREKVGASTRFEVLRVLRNALNRAIREEILTRNVALLVDMPKVSKDKGTAWNAREAITFLRAARAHRLYAACVLVLVLGLRRSELLGLRWQDIDFEARQFTPVKQVQRVKGTGLVLKDLKTESSQAVLPLPEFCARALEERRELQELERKIAGEHWSQEPDHDLIFSSEHGGMIDPVGFSRTFDRLVKRASVRRITVRLARHTCGTLLAFLKVHPKVAQAILRHSQISMTMDVYTHVVGDSEREAVGMLAELLEDPLIG, encoded by the coding sequence ATGACCAAGAGGCGCCCCAACGGCGGCGGCACGATCTCAAAGCGAGCGGACGGCCGATACATGGGCCGCGCGTACGTCACCGACACGGACGGCAACCGCGTTCGCAAGACCGTGTACGGCGCCACATGGGACGACGCCAACGAGAAGCTCGGCAAGCTTCAAGACCAGGAACGCAACGGCGTACCGGTGCCCTCCCGCTCCTGGACGCTCGGCGAGTGGCTGGCGTACTGGCTTGAGCACATCGTTGAGCCGGACTCCGAGCACAACACGTACGTCAAGTACGAGTCCAAGGTGAGGCTGTACCTGCTGCCGCACCTCGGTAAGAAGCCGCTGGTCAAGCTCACCCCCGCCCAGATCCGTACGTTCATGGCCGGCCTGAAGCGCGAAAAGGTCGGCGCGTCCACCCGCTTCGAGGTGCTCCGCGTCCTCCGCAACGCGCTCAACCGAGCCATCCGAGAGGAGATCCTGACGCGCAACGTCGCTCTCCTGGTCGACATGCCCAAGGTCAGCAAGGACAAGGGCACGGCATGGAACGCACGTGAGGCGATCACGTTCCTCCGCGCGGCCCGTGCTCACCGCCTCTACGCGGCCTGTGTCCTCGTCCTGGTGCTCGGTCTGCGGCGCAGCGAGTTGCTGGGCCTGCGCTGGCAAGACATCGACTTCGAGGCGCGGCAGTTCACCCCGGTCAAGCAGGTGCAGCGGGTCAAGGGCACCGGCCTGGTTCTCAAGGACCTCAAGACCGAGTCGTCACAGGCCGTGCTCCCCCTGCCGGAGTTCTGCGCCCGTGCCCTGGAAGAGCGCCGAGAGCTGCAAGAGCTGGAACGGAAGATCGCCGGTGAGCACTGGTCGCAGGAGCCGGACCATGACCTGATCTTCTCGTCCGAGCATGGCGGCATGATCGACCCGGTGGGCTTCTCGCGGACCTTCGATCGGCTCGTCAAGCGCGCCAGCGTCCGCCGCATCACGGTCCGGCTCGCCCGGCACACCTGCGGGACCCTGCTCGCCTTCCTGAAGGTGCACCCCAAGGTGGCTCAGGCGATCCTTCGGCACAGCCAGATCAGCATGACCATGGACGTCTACACGCACGTGGTCGGCGACAGTGAGCGTGAAGCGGTCGGCATGCTCGCCGAACTCCTGGAAGATCCGCTCATCGGCTGA